One genomic segment of Gammaproteobacteria bacterium includes these proteins:
- the murF gene encoding UDP-N-acetylmuramoyl-tripeptide--D-alanyl-D-alanine ligase — protein sequence MIAMTLAAASRAMQGVLHTPAGASVGRRRFRGVSTDTRQLQAGELFIALRGPRFDAHTLIDEAQRRGAVAAVVEREVASALPSIEVDHTRTALGRLAAVWREQHALSVIAVTGSNGKTTVKDMLAAIFGHAGPVLATRGNLNNDIGVPLTLFQLAPEHRCAVIEMGANHAGEIANLCRIARPTAALITVCAPAHLEGFGSVEGVARAKGEIISGTAADGVVVLNADDPYFPLWRELAQGRRLVRFGLQAPAEVTAVMRGEASSGIGSRFDLRLPGAAADVRLPLPGRHNVMNALAAAACAWALGQDVQAIRAGLENVRPAHGRLEIVPGLCGTVIDDSYNANPASLQAALEVLRLQPGEHWLVLGDMGELGAESETQHRTAGRMARASGVSRFYGIGPLTRLAVEEFGSGARHFENYTDLISALCAELPENMTVLVKGSRAMHMETIVRAIAAPGMASKA from the coding sequence ATGATCGCCATGACGCTCGCCGCCGCCAGCCGCGCCATGCAGGGGGTGTTGCACACTCCGGCGGGAGCGTCCGTGGGCCGCCGCAGGTTTCGCGGTGTCAGCACCGACACGCGCCAGTTGCAGGCCGGCGAATTGTTCATCGCCCTGCGCGGCCCGCGTTTCGACGCGCACACCTTGATTGACGAGGCGCAGCGGCGAGGCGCGGTGGCCGCCGTGGTCGAGCGCGAAGTCGCGTCGGCCCTGCCGTCGATCGAAGTGGATCACACCCGCACCGCACTGGGACGGCTGGCGGCGGTCTGGCGCGAGCAGCATGCGCTGTCCGTCATCGCGGTCACGGGCAGCAACGGCAAGACCACCGTCAAAGACATGCTGGCCGCGATCTTCGGCCACGCCGGTCCGGTGCTGGCCACCCGCGGCAATTTGAACAACGACATCGGCGTACCGCTGACATTGTTTCAACTGGCACCGGAACATCGTTGCGCGGTGATCGAAATGGGCGCCAATCACGCCGGCGAGATCGCAAATCTCTGCCGCATCGCCCGGCCCACGGCCGCCCTCATCACCGTGTGCGCGCCCGCGCATCTGGAGGGATTCGGTAGTGTCGAGGGCGTGGCGCGCGCCAAGGGGGAAATCATCAGCGGCACGGCGGCGGACGGCGTGGTCGTTTTGAATGCGGATGATCCGTATTTCCCCCTATGGCGGGAGCTGGCGCAAGGGCGGCGGTTGGTGCGCTTCGGGCTGCAAGCGCCGGCGGAGGTGACGGCGGTCATGCGCGGAGAGGCATCGAGTGGTATCGGATCACGTTTTGACCTGCGCCTGCCGGGTGCGGCAGCCGACGTGCGGCTGCCCTTGCCAGGGCGGCACAATGTCATGAACGCGCTGGCGGCGGCGGCCTGTGCCTGGGCGCTGGGCCAGGACGTCCAGGCCATCCGCGCCGGTTTGGAAAATGTACGACCGGCGCACGGCCGGCTCGAAATCGTGCCGGGACTCTGCGGCACGGTGATCGACGATAGCTACAATGCCAACCCTGCCTCCCTGCAGGCCGCCCTGGAGGTGCTGCGACTTCAGCCCGGCGAGCACTGGCTGGTCTTGGGTGATATGGGCGAACTGGGTGCCGAGAGCGAGACCCAGCATCGCACGGCCGGGCGCATGGCGCGCGCCTCGGGCGTATCGCGCTTTTATGGCATCGGCCCGCTGACCCGCCTGGCAGTGGAGGAATTCGGTTCGGGCGCGCGGCACTTCGAGAATTACACCGATTTGATCTCCGCCCTGTGTGCGGAATTGCCGGAAAACATGACCGTGCTGGTCAAGGGATCGCGCGCCATGCACATGGAAACCATCGTGCGTGCGATCGCCGCGCCGGGCATGGCCAGCAAGGCATAA
- the mraY gene encoding phospho-N-acetylmuramoyl-pentapeptide-transferase has translation MLLLLSEWLSRWYSGFHVFQYITLRIILGVLTALGIALLTGPYMIRSLSRNQIGQSVRDDGPRSHLSKSGTPTMGGALILVSLTLSTLLWSELRNRYVWIALMVTLAFGAIGWIDDYRKVSRRDPRGMPARQKYLWQSICGLGAALLLYLQADTPVQTQLIVPFVKAAVFNLGWGFPVLAYLVVVGTSNAVNLTDGLDGLATLPAVMIAGALVVFAYVAGHVNFSHYLGLPYIAGVGELGVFCAALSGAGLGFLWFNTYPAQVFMGDMGALAIGAALGIVAVMVRQEMVLFIMGGVFVVETLSVMLQVASFKLTGRRIFRMAPLHHHFELKGWPEPRVIVRFWIITVILVLIGLSSLKIR, from the coding sequence ATGCTCCTCCTCCTTTCCGAATGGTTGAGCCGCTGGTACAGCGGTTTTCACGTGTTTCAATACATCACCCTGCGCATCATTCTGGGCGTGCTGACGGCGCTCGGCATCGCACTGTTGACGGGACCGTACATGATCCGGAGTTTGAGCCGCAACCAAATCGGCCAGAGCGTGCGCGACGACGGCCCGCGTTCGCATCTGAGCAAATCCGGAACGCCGACGATGGGCGGGGCGCTGATCCTGGTGTCGTTGACGCTGAGCACCCTGCTGTGGAGCGAATTGCGCAATCGCTATGTCTGGATCGCGCTTATGGTGACGCTGGCCTTCGGCGCCATCGGCTGGATTGACGATTACCGCAAGGTCAGTCGGCGCGATCCCAGGGGCATGCCGGCGCGGCAGAAATATCTGTGGCAGTCGATCTGCGGTCTGGGTGCCGCGCTCCTGCTTTACCTGCAGGCGGACACGCCGGTGCAGACGCAGTTGATCGTGCCGTTCGTCAAGGCCGCCGTGTTCAACCTGGGCTGGGGATTCCCGGTCCTGGCCTATCTCGTGGTGGTGGGCACCAGCAACGCCGTGAATCTGACCGACGGCCTGGACGGGCTGGCGACGCTGCCGGCGGTGATGATCGCCGGCGCCCTGGTGGTGTTCGCCTATGTGGCCGGCCACGTCAATTTCTCCCACTATCTGGGGCTGCCCTACATCGCCGGCGTCGGCGAATTGGGCGTGTTCTGCGCCGCGCTCTCCGGCGCCGGCCTGGGATTCCTGTGGTTCAACACCTATCCGGCGCAGGTGTTCATGGGCGACATGGGTGCGCTCGCCATCGGCGCGGCGCTCGGCATCGTCGCGGTGATGGTGCGCCAGGAAATGGTGCTCTTCATCATGGGCGGGGTGTTTGTGGTGGAGACCCTGTCGGTGATGCTGCAGGTGGCCTCCTTCAAGCTCACGGGCCGCCGCATCTTCCGCATGGCGCCGCTGCACCACCACTTCGAACTCAAGGGCTGGCCGGAACCGCGCGTGATCGTGCGCTTCTGGATCATCACCGTGATTCTTGTTTTGATCGGACTCTCGAGCCTCAAGATCCGATGA
- the murD gene encoding UDP-N-acetylmuramoyl-L-alanine--D-glutamate ligase → MPTVIVGMGKTGLSCARFLSRRGEPFAIVDSREDPPSLAVVQREFPRAPCHAGDLRPDWLQGARRVLLSPGVPPQEPALCAARAHGAEILGDIELFARHARAPVVAVTGVNGKSTVTTLVGEMARAAGVRTGVGGNLGTPALDLLDEKVSLYVLELSSFQLETVSSLNARVATVLNVSPDHMDRYRSLTEYAATKQRVFRGDGVMVLNADDPLVMAMREQGRTVRRFGLNAPPAGDYGVRQDADGRVWLVCGEERLLPVAELKIKGAHNIANALAAWALAEAAGLPRPAIGDALRTFAGLPHRCRRVAEIDGVHWYDDSKGTNVGAACAAIVGLAQGLASGRRLIIIAGGDGKGADFSAMASAARGRVRAAVIIGRDGPQIEKVLAPVVPCVRADNMEDAVAQAAARAEPGDIVLLSPACASFDMYRDYVHRGEVYVASVRARVRVAASAERQP, encoded by the coding sequence ATGCCCACTGTCATTGTCGGCATGGGCAAGACCGGTCTATCCTGCGCCCGCTTCCTGAGCCGTCGCGGTGAGCCCTTTGCCATCGTTGACAGCCGCGAAGATCCGCCCAGCCTGGCCGTCGTACAGCGGGAGTTTCCGCGGGCTCCATGTCATGCCGGTGATTTGCGCCCTGACTGGCTGCAGGGAGCGCGGCGGGTGTTGCTGAGTCCCGGCGTGCCGCCGCAAGAACCGGCGCTGTGCGCCGCGCGCGCGCACGGCGCGGAGATCCTCGGCGATATCGAATTGTTCGCGCGCCATGCGCGCGCCCCGGTGGTGGCGGTCACGGGTGTCAACGGCAAAAGCACGGTGACCACGCTGGTCGGCGAGATGGCGCGGGCGGCGGGTGTCCGCACCGGCGTGGGCGGCAATCTCGGCACGCCGGCACTGGACTTGCTGGATGAAAAGGTTTCGTTGTACGTGCTGGAACTGTCCAGCTTTCAACTGGAAACGGTGTCGAGCCTGAACGCCCGCGTTGCGACGGTGTTGAACGTGAGTCCTGATCATATGGATCGCTATCGCAGTCTCACCGAATACGCCGCCACCAAGCAGCGCGTCTTCCGCGGCGACGGCGTCATGGTGTTGAACGCCGATGACCCGCTGGTCATGGCCATGCGCGAACAAGGTCGCACCGTGCGAAGGTTCGGCTTGAACGCACCGCCGGCGGGTGATTATGGCGTGCGCCAGGATGCCGATGGACGGGTCTGGTTGGTGTGCGGCGAAGAACGATTACTGCCGGTCGCGGAACTAAAGATCAAGGGCGCGCACAACATCGCCAATGCGCTGGCGGCCTGGGCACTGGCCGAGGCGGCGGGACTGCCGCGTCCCGCGATCGGGGATGCGTTACGCACGTTTGCCGGTCTGCCGCACCGCTGCCGGCGGGTGGCGGAGATCGACGGCGTGCACTGGTACGACGATTCCAAGGGCACCAACGTTGGTGCCGCCTGCGCCGCCATCGTGGGACTGGCCCAGGGCCTGGCTTCCGGCCGGCGACTGATCATCATCGCCGGCGGTGACGGCAAGGGCGCGGATTTCAGCGCCATGGCGTCAGCGGCCCGGGGCCGGGTGCGGGCAGCGGTGATCATCGGCCGCGATGGGCCGCAGATCGAAAAAGTACTGGCGCCGGTCGTGCCCTGTGTGCGGGCGGACAACATGGAAGATGCGGTGGCGCAGGCGGCGGCGCGCGCAGAACCGGGCGACATCGTACTGTTGTCGCCGGCCTGCGCCAGTTTCGATATGTACCGTGATTACGTGCACCGCGGCGAGGTCTATGTCGCCTCGGTGCGCGCCAGGGTTCGCGTCGCCGCATCTGCGGAGCGGCAACCGTGA
- the ftsW gene encoding putative lipid II flippase FtsW has translation MTAALPMENVAPLLRTTPSPPSPARWLAYRDHDPWILGTAVMLVAIGLVMMTSASITLADKNYGDPFYFLRRQMIALGIGVALALWAMHVPLHFLQRVSSGFLLLGILVLFLVLIPGIGREVNGSLRWLQLGPLSMQASEIAKPCIVLYLAGYLVRHHDQVREKFIGFIKPIGVLTLIAGLLLLEPDYGAAAVLFATCLGMLFLAGVSLLRFISWGLVAVAALAALAMLAPYRLARLMAFVNPWADPYDTGFQLTQSLIAFGRGELTGVGLGAGIQKLFYLPEVHTDFVFAVIGEELGLAGTLAVIALFLFLVWRMLLLGGEALKAGQAFHAHIANGVALLLGLQAFINIGVNMGVLPTKGLTLPLISYGANSMVITWVMIGLLLRVAHEIRQPARVLALTQAQTTSVPAMMAGENSA, from the coding sequence GTGACTGCGGCACTGCCCATGGAAAATGTCGCGCCCTTGCTGCGAACAACGCCGTCACCGCCGTCACCGGCGCGCTGGCTGGCGTACCGCGACCACGACCCATGGATATTGGGCACGGCCGTGATGCTGGTGGCCATCGGCCTGGTGATGATGACCTCGGCCTCGATCACCCTGGCGGACAAAAACTACGGCGATCCGTTTTACTTTCTGCGGCGGCAGATGATCGCGCTGGGCATCGGCGTGGCATTGGCGCTGTGGGCGATGCACGTGCCGCTGCATTTCTTGCAGCGGGTAAGTTCCGGTTTTCTGCTGCTCGGGATCCTGGTGTTGTTTCTGGTATTGATCCCCGGCATTGGCCGCGAAGTGAACGGCAGTCTGCGCTGGTTGCAACTGGGGCCGCTCTCGATGCAGGCCTCGGAAATCGCCAAGCCCTGCATCGTGCTTTATCTGGCGGGTTATCTGGTGCGGCACCACGATCAGGTGCGGGAAAAATTCATCGGCTTCATCAAGCCCATCGGCGTGCTGACCCTCATTGCCGGCCTGCTGCTGTTGGAGCCGGACTACGGCGCGGCGGCGGTGCTGTTTGCGACCTGCCTGGGCATGCTGTTCCTGGCCGGCGTCTCGCTGCTGCGGTTCATCTCCTGGGGGTTGGTTGCTGTCGCGGCCCTGGCGGCCCTGGCCATGCTGGCGCCCTACCGGCTGGCGCGCCTGATGGCGTTCGTCAATCCGTGGGCCGATCCCTACGACACCGGCTTCCAATTGACGCAGTCGTTGATCGCGTTCGGTCGCGGCGAGCTCACCGGCGTGGGTTTGGGCGCAGGCATACAAAAACTTTTTTATCTGCCGGAGGTGCACACCGATTTTGTATTCGCGGTGATAGGCGAGGAGCTGGGGCTGGCGGGCACACTCGCAGTGATCGCCCTGTTTTTGTTCCTGGTGTGGCGCATGTTGTTGCTGGGCGGCGAGGCGCTCAAGGCGGGTCAGGCGTTTCACGCCCATATCGCCAACGGTGTGGCCCTGCTGCTGGGCTTGCAGGCCTTCATCAACATCGGCGTCAACATGGGGGTGCTGCCAACCAAGGGGCTGACATTGCCGCTTATCAGCTATGGCGCCAACAGCATGGTCATTACCTGGGTGATGATTGGCCTGCTGTTGCGCGTCGCGCACGAGATCCGCCAGCCGGCTCGCGTGCTGGCGCTCACGCAGGCACAGACCACGTCCGTGCCGGCGATGATGGCCGGGGAGAACTCAGCATAA
- the murG gene encoding undecaprenyldiphospho-muramoylpentapeptide beta-N-acetylglucosaminyltransferase has translation MNRPILIMAGGTGGHIYPALAVAEELQRRQVAVHWLGTRRGLEMQLVPQAGLKLHTVTVTGLRRRGVWTWLLAPPVLIMALLQSLWHLLMLRPAAVLGMGGFASGPGGVAAWLLRIPLLLHEQNALLGTTNRLLAPLARRLLEAFPGAFAPRPAVCTGNPVRASITQLSSRSEHPDPAAHPLRILVVGGSQGAAALNRIVPAAVALLITQAGPPRIEVWHQTGAGQDAETAKHYRQHDVTARVEPYLHAIEQAYAWADLVICRAGAMTIAELAVAGLAALLVPYPFAVDDHQTANAAYLARQGAALMIPEHELTPMQLAALVRGLIDHPERRMEMARKARTLARPQAAAQVARFCMEAAYG, from the coding sequence ATGAACCGGCCCATACTGATTATGGCAGGCGGGACCGGCGGCCATATTTATCCCGCACTGGCGGTGGCGGAGGAATTACAGCGGCGGCAGGTGGCGGTGCACTGGCTGGGCACCCGCCGCGGGCTCGAAATGCAATTGGTGCCGCAGGCCGGCCTTAAATTGCACACCGTGACCGTGACCGGGCTCCGTCGCCGTGGTGTCTGGACCTGGCTGCTGGCGCCGCCGGTGTTGATCATGGCTCTGCTGCAGTCGTTGTGGCATTTGCTGATGTTGCGGCCGGCGGCGGTGCTGGGCATGGGTGGTTTTGCCAGCGGGCCGGGCGGAGTGGCGGCCTGGTTGTTGCGGATACCCCTGCTGCTGCACGAGCAGAACGCCCTCTTGGGCACCACCAATCGGTTGTTGGCGCCGCTGGCGCGGCGTCTTCTAGAAGCATTCCCAGGTGCGTTTGCGCCGCGTCCGGCCGTCTGCACCGGCAATCCCGTGCGCGCGTCCATCACGCAACTGTCGTCGCGGTCGGAACACCCAGACCCGGCGGCGCATCCCCTGCGCATTCTGGTGGTGGGCGGCAGTCAGGGGGCCGCCGCCTTGAATCGCATCGTGCCGGCTGCAGTGGCGCTGCTGATCACGCAAGCGGGCCCGCCGCGCATCGAGGTATGGCATCAAACGGGAGCGGGCCAGGATGCCGAAACGGCGAAGCACTATCGGCAACACGATGTCACCGCCCGCGTGGAGCCGTACCTGCACGCCATCGAACAGGCCTACGCTTGGGCGGATTTGGTCATTTGTCGCGCCGGCGCCATGACCATCGCCGAACTTGCCGTCGCCGGTCTGGCGGCGCTTCTGGTGCCGTATCCCTTTGCCGTGGACGATCACCAGACGGCCAATGCCGCATATCTGGCGCGCCAGGGCGCGGCGCTCATGATCCCGGAGCATGAATTGACGCCGATGCAATTGGCCGCGCTGGTGCGCGGGTTGATTGACCATCCGGAGCGGCGCATGGAAATGGCGCGCAAGGCGCGCACGCTGGCCCGCCCGCAAGCCGCCGCGCAAGTGGCGCGGTTCTGCATGGAGGCGGCCTATGGCTGA
- the murC gene encoding UDP-N-acetylmuramate--L-alanine ligase: MAERDQDMGHAMGRVRRIHFIGIGGAGMGGIAEVLHNLGYDISGSDLQQNAMARHLAACGVQVYTGHAAAHIRGADVVVYSSAVPADNPEMMEARRLRLPVVPRAQMLAELMRFRSGIAVAGTHGKTTTTSLIANLLAEGGLDPTFVVGGRVISSGTHAKLGQGKYLVAEADESDASFLHLSPVMAVVTNIDLDHMETYGGDPQRLRAAFLEFLHRLPFYGLAVLCMDDPVVRGMLDEVGRPVVTYGTDPRADIRAGDIQQQGMMTRFSVVRPGEAQWLSVALNLPGRHNVLNALAAIAVARELNVSDAALLKGLREFQGISRRFQNVGELKIGKARVTLIDDYGHHPTEMAATLAALRAGWPGRRVVMVFQPHRYTRTRDLLDDFARVLSEVDQLLLLDVYAAGEPPLPGADSRALARALRARGKVDPILVAAPAEVPALLPGIMRDGDVLLVQGAGNIGATVVRLQEQFASTPLKAVTNT; this comes from the coding sequence ATGGCTGAGCGTGATCAAGACATGGGTCATGCCATGGGCCGGGTCAGGCGCATCCATTTCATCGGCATCGGCGGCGCCGGCATGGGCGGCATTGCCGAGGTGCTGCACAATCTGGGGTACGACATCAGCGGCTCGGATTTGCAACAGAATGCGATGGCGCGCCATCTGGCCGCGTGCGGCGTCCAGGTGTACACCGGCCATGCGGCGGCGCATATCCGGGGCGCCGATGTGGTGGTGTATTCGAGCGCCGTGCCGGCCGACAATCCCGAAATGATGGAGGCACGGCGGCTGCGCCTCCCGGTGGTGCCGCGGGCGCAGATGCTCGCCGAATTGATGCGCTTCCGTTCGGGGATCGCAGTCGCCGGTACGCACGGCAAGACCACCACCACCAGTTTGATAGCGAACCTCCTGGCCGAGGGGGGGCTGGATCCGACGTTCGTGGTCGGCGGCCGGGTCATCAGCAGCGGTACGCACGCCAAGCTGGGCCAGGGCAAATATTTGGTGGCCGAGGCCGACGAAAGCGACGCCTCGTTTCTGCATTTGAGTCCGGTGATGGCGGTCGTCACCAACATCGATCTGGACCACATGGAAACCTACGGCGGCGATCCCCAACGGTTGCGCGCCGCCTTCCTCGAATTTCTGCACCGCCTGCCATTTTATGGATTGGCCGTGCTGTGCATGGATGACCCTGTGGTGCGCGGGATGTTGGATGAAGTGGGCCGGCCGGTGGTGACCTACGGCACCGACCCCCGCGCCGATATCCGTGCCGGCGACATCCAGCAACAGGGCATGATGACCCGTTTCTCCGTGGTGCGGCCGGGCGAGGCGCAGTGGCTTTCCGTTGCGCTCAACCTGCCGGGCCGCCACAACGTGCTGAATGCGCTGGCCGCCATCGCCGTGGCCAGGGAGTTGAACGTGAGTGACGCGGCCCTGCTCAAGGGTTTGCGGGAATTTCAGGGCATCTCGCGCCGCTTCCAGAACGTGGGTGAACTCAAAATCGGCAAGGCCAGGGTGACGCTGATCGACGATTACGGTCATCACCCGACCGAAATGGCGGCCACGCTCGCCGCCCTGCGCGCCGGCTGGCCGGGACGTCGCGTGGTGATGGTATTCCAGCCGCACCGATACACCCGCACCCGCGATCTGCTGGATGATTTCGCCCGCGTGCTCTCGGAGGTGGATCAATTGCTGCTGCTGGATGTCTATGCCGCCGGCGAGCCGCCGCTGCCGGGCGCGGACAGCCGGGCGCTGGCGCGCGCGCTCCGCGCGCGCGGCAAGGTCGATCCCATCCTGGTCGCCGCACCCGCCGAAGTCCCCGCGCTATTGCCCGGCATCATGCGCGATGGCGATGTCCTGCTCGTTCAGGGAGCGGGCAACATCGGCGCCACGGTTGTCCGACTGCAGGAACAATTCGCGTCCACGCCGCTGAAGGCGGTGACGAACACATGA
- the murB gene encoding UDP-N-acetylmuramate dehydrogenase — translation MMTAMDKRDPSRPWRGQLKVNESLAQHNTWRVGGPAARYYLPIDATDLASFIGTLDENEPLLWLGLGSNVLVRDGGFRGTVIATHPVLDRCGRVENNLLRAEAGTPCAKVARQAVRDGATGLEFFAGIPGTIGGALAMNAGAFGGETWRQVDCVETVDRQGRLHRRPASDYCVAYREVHPPTADEGFAAATFRVRPDILHEGEAKIRSLLTRRAQSQPMGEPSCGSVFRNPAGEYAGRLIEQCGLKGATRGGAQVSRKHANFIVNLGGATAADIEGLIRHIQETVRGQRGVELIPEVRIVGEEKQS, via the coding sequence ATGATGACGGCCATGGACAAACGCGACCCCTCCCGGCCGTGGCGCGGCCAGTTGAAGGTGAATGAAAGCTTGGCGCAGCACAACACCTGGCGTGTCGGCGGCCCCGCGGCGCGCTACTACCTGCCGATCGACGCCACCGACCTGGCGAGCTTCATCGGCACGCTGGATGAAAACGAACCGCTCCTGTGGCTGGGCCTGGGCAGCAACGTGCTGGTCCGCGACGGCGGTTTCCGGGGTACCGTTATCGCCACCCACCCCGTCCTCGACCGCTGCGGCCGGGTGGAGAACAACCTGCTGCGCGCCGAGGCGGGCACGCCCTGCGCCAAGGTGGCCCGCCAGGCCGTGCGCGATGGCGCCACCGGCCTTGAATTTTTTGCCGGCATTCCCGGGACCATCGGCGGCGCGCTGGCGATGAATGCCGGCGCCTTCGGCGGGGAGACATGGCGGCAGGTGGACTGCGTGGAGACTGTGGATCGGCAGGGGCGATTGCATCGCCGTCCGGCGTCGGATTATTGCGTGGCCTACCGTGAGGTGCATCCGCCGACGGCTGATGAGGGGTTTGCGGCCGCAACCTTCAGGGTGCGGCCCGACATTCTCCACGAAGGCGAGGCGAAGATCCGATCGCTGCTGACCCGGCGCGCGCAGAGCCAGCCGATGGGGGAACCCAGTTGCGGTTCCGTTTTCCGCAATCCGGCCGGCGAATACGCCGGCCGCTTAATCGAGCAGTGCGGACTGAAAGGGGCGACACGCGGGGGTGCGCAGGTGTCCCGCAAGCACGCCAATTTCATCGTCAACCTGGGTGGCGCCACGGCGGCGGACATCGAAGGCTTGATCCGGCACATTCAGGAAACGGTGCGGGGCCAGCGCGGCGTGGAATTGATCCCGGAGGTTCGCATCGTGGGCGAGGAGAAGCAATCATAA
- a CDS encoding D-alanine--D-alanine ligase, translating to MSAAAKPFGRVAVLLGGRSAEREISLMSGKAVLEALQRADIDAHAFDPAARDIAEIRSFNRAFIVLHGRGGEDGTMQGALETLDVPYTGSGVMASALCLDKWRTKLVWQSTGIPTPRHVLVETDTDPDALPATLGLPLIIKPVHEGSTIGLSRVQRRQELAAALATARRHDPMVLAEECIIGQELTTAILGDQALPLVRIEAPAGRYDYHAKYFSDETRYHCPAGIDARLEAEIQAAALKAFRVLGCRGWGRADVMLRPSGEFFFLEMNTVPGMTGHSLVPMAARAAGMSFDDLVLAILRPTLPFVEQPPMEKITC from the coding sequence ATAAGCGCCGCGGCGAAACCATTCGGCCGGGTGGCGGTGCTGCTGGGCGGACGCTCTGCGGAGCGGGAGATCTCGCTCATGAGCGGCAAGGCCGTGCTTGAGGCGTTGCAGCGGGCGGATATCGATGCCCACGCGTTTGATCCGGCGGCGCGCGACATCGCCGAAATTAGGAGTTTCAACCGTGCCTTCATCGTGTTGCACGGCCGCGGCGGCGAGGACGGCACCATGCAGGGGGCGCTCGAAACCCTCGATGTCCCCTATACCGGCAGCGGCGTCATGGCCTCGGCGCTGTGTCTGGACAAATGGCGAACCAAGCTGGTGTGGCAGTCGACCGGTATTCCCACCCCCCGCCACGTGCTGGTGGAGACCGATACGGATCCCGATGCCCTGCCGGCGACGCTGGGACTGCCACTCATCATCAAGCCGGTGCATGAAGGCTCGACCATCGGCCTCAGTCGCGTGCAGCGGCGCCAGGAACTCGCCGCGGCGCTCGCCACCGCCCGCCGCCACGATCCGATGGTGCTGGCGGAAGAATGCATCATCGGTCAGGAACTGACCACAGCGATCCTCGGCGATCAAGCCCTGCCGCTGGTACGTATTGAGGCGCCTGCGGGCCGCTACGACTACCACGCCAAGTATTTTTCCGATGAGACCCGGTATCACTGTCCGGCCGGCATCGACGCGCGCCTTGAAGCGGAAATCCAGGCGGCGGCGCTCAAGGCCTTTCGCGTGCTGGGCTGCCGCGGATGGGGGCGCGCAGACGTGATGCTGCGCCCCAGCGGCGAATTTTTCTTTCTGGAAATGAACACGGTCCCTGGAATGACCGGCCACAGCCTGGTGCCCATGGCGGCAAGGGCGGCGGGGATGAGTTTCGATGATCTGGTATTGGCGATCCTGCGCCCCACCCTGCCGTTCGTGGAGCAGCCCCCCATGGAAAAAATCACATGTTGA
- a CDS encoding cell division protein FtsQ/DivIB: MDTPSVWRRRGLAWAAAVGVTVALAGTLAAVSWLQDPQHLPIREVRINGELRHLSPVHVQQAVLAEATGGFFSVDVDRIRAAVLGDPWVREVSVRRVWPDTLVVTVSEQHPLAYWGTAALISAEGAVFRPAPEQFPAGLPLLTGPEGAQMTLLNRYRQLQAWFAPLGLSVQQVDLNPRRSWRFTVVNEQAGGGMSVAIEVVVGRADFDARVQRLITAWPRTVGVRENDIASVDLRYTNGFAVRLRRAPPLG, from the coding sequence GTGGACACGCCTTCGGTGTGGCGACGACGCGGACTGGCCTGGGCGGCGGCGGTGGGCGTGACGGTGGCGCTGGCGGGCACGCTCGCCGCGGTGAGCTGGCTTCAAGATCCCCAGCATCTGCCCATACGCGAGGTGCGCATCAACGGTGAATTGCGGCATCTGTCGCCCGTGCACGTGCAACAGGCGGTGCTGGCGGAAGCCACCGGCGGTTTTTTCAGCGTCGATGTCGACCGCATCCGGGCCGCGGTATTGGGAGATCCGTGGGTGCGGGAGGTGTCGGTACGTCGGGTCTGGCCGGATACCCTGGTGGTGACGGTGAGCGAGCAGCATCCCCTGGCCTATTGGGGCACCGCGGCACTGATCAGCGCCGAAGGTGCCGTCTTCCGGCCGGCGCCGGAGCAGTTTCCAGCCGGTCTGCCGCTCCTGACGGGACCGGAGGGTGCGCAGATGACTCTTCTCAACCGTTACCGGCAGTTGCAGGCGTGGTTTGCGCCGCTGGGCCTGAGCGTGCAGCAGGTGGACCTGAACCCGCGGCGATCCTGGCGCTTTACCGTGGTGAATGAGCAGGCTGGCGGTGGAATGAGCGTAGCAATAGAGGTTGTCGTCGGCCGTGCTGATTTCGATGCCCGGGTCCAGCGGTTGATCACGGCATGGCCGCGCACCGTCGGCGTGCGGGAAAACGATATCGCCAGCGTGGATTTGCGCTACACGAACGGTTTCGCCGTCCGTCTGCGGCGTGCGCCGCCGCTCGGTTGA